The following are encoded in a window of Longimicrobium sp. genomic DNA:
- a CDS encoding ornithine cyclodeaminase family protein, whose protein sequence is METLLLTRSDVVRLLPVPRCIDAVEAAFRLLGEGKAQPPATLAVHAEGGSFHGKAGLLAWSGRVYFAGKINGNFPVNAGRGLPTIQGVVMLCDGCDGRVLAVIDTMELTALRTAAATAVAARVLARAGATVAAVIGCGMQSRHQLRALAAVLPLRQVAAFDLDPERARAFCREMAAELEIEVVARPDVASAARGADVVVTCTTSREFVLGPDDVGPGTFVAGVGVDSEAKRELHPALLARARVVTDLRDQCARMGDLHHALRAGALTLADVHADLGEVVARLRPGRIGDDEITVFDSTGIALQDAAAAAVVYEGAAAGGSARSMAFGR, encoded by the coding sequence ATGGAGACCCTCCTGCTCACCCGCTCCGACGTGGTCCGGCTGCTGCCGGTGCCCCGCTGCATCGACGCCGTGGAGGCCGCCTTCCGCCTGCTGGGCGAAGGAAAGGCGCAGCCGCCGGCCACGCTGGCGGTTCACGCCGAAGGCGGCTCCTTTCACGGCAAGGCGGGGCTGCTGGCGTGGAGCGGCCGGGTGTACTTCGCGGGGAAGATCAACGGCAACTTCCCCGTGAACGCCGGGCGGGGACTGCCCACCATCCAGGGGGTGGTGATGCTCTGCGACGGCTGCGACGGCCGCGTGCTCGCCGTGATCGACACCATGGAGCTGACGGCGCTCCGCACGGCCGCCGCCACCGCGGTCGCCGCGCGCGTCCTGGCCCGGGCCGGCGCCACGGTGGCCGCGGTGATCGGGTGCGGAATGCAGAGCCGCCACCAGCTGCGCGCGCTGGCCGCCGTGCTGCCGCTTCGCCAGGTGGCGGCGTTCGACCTCGACCCGGAACGCGCCCGGGCGTTCTGCCGGGAGATGGCGGCCGAGCTGGAGATCGAGGTGGTGGCCCGGCCGGACGTGGCCTCGGCCGCGCGGGGGGCCGACGTGGTCGTCACCTGCACCACGTCGCGCGAGTTCGTGCTGGGGCCGGACGACGTGGGTCCGGGCACGTTCGTGGCCGGCGTAGGGGTGGACAGCGAGGCCAAGCGGGAGCTGCACCCGGCGCTCCTGGCCCGGGCGCGCGTGGTCACGGACCTGCGCGACCAGTGCGCTCGCATGGGTGACCTGCACCACGCGCTGCGGGCGGGAGCGCTCACCCTCGCGGATGTCCACGCCGACCTGGGAGAGGTGGTGGCGAGGCTGCGGCCGGGGCGGATCGGCGACGACGAGATCACCGTGTTCGACTCCACCGGCATCGCGCTGCAGGACGCCGCGGCGGCGGCCGTGGTCTACGAGGGAGCTGCCGCCGGCGGTTCGGCGCGATCCATGGCATTCGGCCGATGA
- a CDS encoding chromate resistance protein ChrB domain-containing protein: MQTSTSERREEGERAPWLFLIHQIPPKPAYLRVKVWRRLQRLGAVPVKNSVYVLPNSEQAREDFAWLLREIVDEGGDAVVAEVRLAAGLTDAQVQALFRAARDEDYAELAREAGGLARTVEADAEGARSISAGLAKLRKRFEETAAIDYHGASARRDAEAAFAALESRLRRAESPAEGISVARAELRGRTWVTRAGVFVDRIASAWLIRRFVDPAATFRFVAEARHRPAPGEIRFDMYEGEFTHEGDRCTFEVLLDRLGLEDDAALAAVAAVVHDIDLKDGKFGRPETAGVELLLAGIARSEPDDERRLQAGAALFDTLYASFTPPPTGE; encoded by the coding sequence GTGCAGACATCGACTTCGGAACGCCGCGAGGAAGGGGAGCGCGCCCCGTGGCTCTTCCTGATCCACCAGATCCCGCCCAAGCCGGCATACCTGCGCGTGAAGGTCTGGCGCCGCTTGCAGCGCCTGGGCGCGGTGCCGGTGAAGAACTCGGTCTACGTGCTCCCGAACAGTGAGCAGGCGCGCGAGGATTTCGCGTGGCTGCTGCGCGAGATCGTGGACGAGGGGGGAGATGCGGTCGTTGCCGAGGTCCGCCTCGCCGCCGGGCTGACCGACGCGCAGGTCCAGGCCCTGTTCCGCGCGGCGCGGGACGAGGACTACGCCGAGCTGGCGCGGGAAGCGGGCGGGCTCGCCCGCACCGTCGAGGCGGACGCGGAGGGCGCCAGGTCCATTTCCGCGGGGCTGGCGAAGCTGCGGAAGCGCTTCGAGGAGACGGCCGCCATCGACTACCACGGCGCGTCCGCCCGGCGCGACGCGGAGGCCGCCTTCGCGGCGCTGGAGTCGCGGCTGCGGCGCGCCGAGTCTCCGGCCGAGGGCATATCGGTGGCTCGCGCGGAGCTGCGCGGCCGCACCTGGGTCACGCGCGCGGGCGTGTTCGTCGACCGCATCGCGAGCGCGTGGCTGATCCGCCGCTTCGTGGACCCCGCGGCCACGTTCCGCTTCGTCGCCGAGGCGCGCCACCGCCCCGCGCCGGGGGAGATCCGCTTCGACATGTACGAGGGCGAGTTCACGCACGAGGGCGACCGCTGCACCTTCGAGGTGCTCCTCGACCGGCTCGGGCTGGAGGACGACGCGGCGCTCGCCGCGGTCGCCGCCGTGGTGCACGACATCGACCTGAAGGACGGCAAGTTCGGCCGCCCCGAAACCGCCGGCGTCGAGCTCCTGCTGGCCGGGATCGCCCGGTCGGAACCGGACGACGAGCGGCGGCTCCAGGCCGGCGCCGCGCTCTTCGACACCCTGTACGCGTCCTTCACCCCTCCTCCCACCGGGGAGTGA